The genomic segment aaaaagaattaaattgTCAGTTACCATACCAATTACCTGCCAGTGggttatacaataaaataaattaataaaaataatttttattaaacattaattcTTGATGGTTTTACAATGCGATAAATGTTTCAGTTGCCAGGAAAATTTGTTAAAGCATGGCATAAATTACAAACAGCAGACATATCTGCCCGACGTGGAGTTGAAGCTGCCGAAATTGGAGGGAAAAGATGTTGTCGAGCACTTCTATAACATTGGGGAAGAATACAGTGCCCCTTACAGGAATTTGTTGAAGCAGATAGCTGGATGTGAGCTTCCTCCTATGCCaaaggtttgtttttaatatttcactaGTATATCATTTGCACATGTCCCTTTCTTCGGCCTCCTCCATCCAATATCTGTGGAAACATgtggaaagagagagaggaggcttttgcccagcagtgggacatgttatagctactgaaaaaaaaagtatatcatagctatatatgtataatataactatcTGATCACTGCAGGCCTATCAACTTTTAACAATTCAAATGAAACTAATTTCAATacaggaacctaaaatgaatcacattcacactaaaaattaagttgatGGTACAAATTTGCTGTGCAGATCAGTTTAAGGTAAGTGGCCTTTGCCACATTGCCTTGTAATTACCTCCTCACCATTcaacctacctacctacctacctctCTCACCATTCAAAGTAGAACAAACAATGGAAGCATGATAAAAAGCTGCTGTTTGATGGCGCAATGGATAAGAGTGAGATACATACCCATGCAGACAATCTTTATATCAAGGTCTCTGgtgaattaatatttctcatattttttttgtgtttgagCAACATATGCAATCAGTCTTTCGTGACTGTAAGCAAATGGATTGTGAGCATCCAAACGTGCGAGCAGCCCTttctcatttaatttaaatacttttaagatCTTAGTTAAAGATATCCCGGCGTTTTTTAAGCCGGCGCAAGGTTTCCGGGATAGAGAGTTGCATCGCCAGCTGGTTCGGGTGCTTCTGTAGTCTTTTGATATACCTGGCACCATGAGTCTCTACTTCAATTTCTACTTctcataaaatttgaaaatattcattacaGAAATGGTTGAAACAGTCAGGCTGGACAAAATACTCTGGAGACACAGCGGAACCGGTTCCATGTCCGTCAGATGATGCGCTGGTGTTGGACGTGGAGGTGCTCATGTCTGCCGGTAGCATGCCCACATTGGCCTGTGCTGTTTCTCCTACGGCTTggtgagatatatatatttttattttatttttgtaaatttttgacaaggctTCAGTGCACTTTGTGTGACTATGTCAGCCTCGTGGGGGAtctctaatataaaattatctagcTTTAGagatttattaatactatttatttattaaatcaagtCATTACAGTATTAAGTCAGTCAAGTCATTGTcaagtatattttgaaaagaGTTTATTCATGGTGCTGAAACTGTGTCTTCAGATAATCTATTCTAATTAAGGACCTCACTAACACTTTGAGTATTACAATCATCACTTTCGTGTACTGTTACAAGGTACGGCTGGCTGAGCAAGTCAGTCGTAGGCGATGAGGCTCACAAACACCACGAGACCATGAACTATGACGAGCTGATCCCCTTGGAGACGGACGGAGACCAGCCGGTGGGGGAGCTGGCGCGGCCGAGGGTGGTGGTGGGGCACAACGTCTCATACGACAGGATTAGGGTGAAAGAACAATACTGGTTACAGAAAACAGGTTTGTGAtggtataaaatgttaaataactGGCGTGAAACTTACCTTCTTATTCagaaaaatgttaaagcatactttaagctaaagtatgtattttcactatcgcactttacaatatttgacatagacagaacgagacaaaacatactttaacttATACGTATGTTTTAGAGGGTGACTCCAGCAAATAAAAGGTACAGAGGTATTAAAACTTTCTATAAGCGCATACAGCGCATACAGACACACAGATAGATCCAAATCCAAGAATCCAAACAGatagattaacaaaaattaatgtaaaatcaaGTAGAGTCCTTTCACTCTGGCAGTTTTCAATTactttaataagaaaaaacaaataatacaaatattcagAGCCATTCCATTCCATTTTTTGACAGAATGTATCAGTATCTGACATATAAACTAACTGCTATATAAATTTGCCTGATGTGATTGGCCACTAGCGCTAtccaacaataaaaaataaaccaaaattttatagacttatttaataaaaaagtttggattacataaaataattataacaattacaatGTCAGACCGAACTTTTAACTTCTTGTACttgatttcttaaaaaattcTCACTAGTTCCATCGGAAAATAGTTCCATGGAACTAGTGAGAATTTTTTAACACACCAAGTCAGAACAAGGGGACGTTGCGAAGGACAAATTCCAAGCAGCGACCGAGGTGGCGTGATCTTTTAAGGTAATTGGAAGTGGACTTGCTGTGTCAGCGATACTCATGGATTAGGGATGCGTGACAAGCTGTTCGGTATAGTACATAACAGTCTACTTCCTTTATCAACGagattaaacaatttatacgTCCTTTGCACCCTTTGTACCCAGCCAAATAGCCAATTGACGGTTTCCTTCCAGGTGTCCGCTTCATGGACACAATGTCGATGCACATATGTGTGAGTGGCGTCACGAGCTACCAGCGGACGGTCCTGAAAACTAAGAATAAGGAGCCACATCCCAGTGATGACGATTGGATGGAGATCAGCTCCCTGAATAGTCTTAGTGAGGTAAGTCTTTAATCACTACTTTTGAACGAATGTTGTGTACGATCCACGAGGCTGAGGCAGACAAGTGAGGTAAGCGGTTCCGCGATAGTTCCACTCCTTTTCGAATGAGCCTCGAATTGTAATGTTTAACAACTGCATACTTTAGCAGTTGttaaacattacaatttatcGATGCCGaagttttgaatttggaaaCGATGACAGATAGAAAGGAAAATCACTTCTTCCATTGATTTGTCCTCATAATGCCAGCTCcgcactgtcgtcgaacagtttgccaaacatTGACGGATTCggtgtacattgctggtttttcattgcggtaattaaaagcactcatactaaatacgcaatgttcaaaatatttttttgtcatatgaacactttaataatttaaaattcaatttattctaACAGGTACACAATCTATATTGCGGCTCGCCCATAGACAAATCGACTCGCGACATATTCGTGGACGGCGATCTGAATGACGTGCGAGACAACTTGCAGGAGTTGATGCGGTACTGCGCAAGCGACGCGGCCGCCACCTGGCGGGTCCTGCGCGAGTTACTGCCGCTGTTCTTGGAGAGATTTCCGCATCCGGTTACGCTCTATGGTATGCTGGAATTAggtgagaaaaaataaaactgaaatacaTAAAGCATAATCTCTCATCTTAGTGTTCTCGGTTACATTTGGGCTGCAAAATCCATAGTTAAATAATCCTatcaatttttgaagatttcgcTATGATTTCACGACTGCCCGCCCGGATATTTGGAAATGATAGAGTTgcttatcagctgtcaaggctcCTTCTCCTTCTCCTCCTTGTCAAGGTCCTTTCAATGAGAacgaaaaaattgtaaattgcataattaatattaaagtgacatttaattattgtatttgattattttaatacctttatgtatgtattttttttacacggtCTAGTAGCCAATTTTATATACGTTTCAGGTTCGGCCTACCTTCCCGTAAACTCAAACTGGCTGCAATACATAGACTCAGCGGAAACAGTTTTcgaagatttaaaattagaatcaCGACAGCtgctttctcaaaaagctgACGAAGCGTGCCGCCTCATGGGGAACGAAGCGTACAAGAAAGATCTATGGATGTGGGACCAAGACTGGTCGACGCAAAaactcaaattaaaaaagaatacaaaaaagaaaaaagattctGTACAGCCAGTAGAAACTGCCAGTGATATTGTAAAAgccaaagaaataaaaaataatgtatctaAGATTTTAAATGAAGAATTCGTTAGAAGTTTTGAATTTAGCGGTGACGTTCCCGAGGCAAAGGAATTTAAGGAGTTAAGCCAAAAGTTTGCGTATTTATACGATATGAAAGAATTGTTGCCAGTTAAAAGACCTTATTTGGCAGGGTACCCGGCCTGGTACAGGAAACTCTGTACAAAGCCAGGGAAAGATCCTGATTGGACGCCGGGAGCTCATAATATCACTACTAGTATGCAGGTGGgatttgaaataagaaaattgtCGAGTAAATTACGCCATAAAAGTAACATGTGTTTTTCATGTTGGTTTGTTGATTTCGGATTCTTCTCGTGCTACATTAgtgggtggttcgcagagcgtttcgaccgctgcggctgcgcggacattacaatccgtcaattttcttgaagaaggaatcatttccaaaatcaatcattcataaaattgacattactacagtctcttcgtagtcgtattcctcatggctgtgggtcgtggtcattacgtggaatgaaacacacacaacaactttcttggcattagtaatgcagtggtttgccattgccttctccatttcacacacaagttaataagaataaaccagtgtgcaagtttcctcacgatgttttccttcaccggaagcaagtggtggtctatgaaagctacatgagtcagattggtatacaaactaatgtgacactagtaggattcgaacctgggacctttcgatccacaggcgggcgcctcaaccattacaccaccaccgctttactacagtacagagtaattaatgttaagtcatatagtaaaactcattcttgtctttgttaaaatttgaaaaattgtaatgacagcacgactgcagcggtcgaaacgctctgcacCTACTCTACCCTACACACCCACCCTAGTTagagttttttttaccaatttaaTACCTAGTAGTATTAATAGTAATTGTTGTTTTCATATGTGTGTTATATTCCTTATGTTTAGAGATTTTCCCacgtatatataaaaaaattaagtatacctTAATCCAAAATATGCTTCGTCTCCTtctatcaatattaaatattttaaagaaaacctcatgaaaatccatttttaagtttatcgcaaacTTAATGCAGACGTGTCAAATGACTTCGTTTTATAGGTGACACCCAAACTCCTGCGGCTGTCGTGGGAAGGCTACCCCCTCCACCACATCAAGGGAGAAGGCTGGGGCTTCCTCGTGCCGTTCAGCCGGCGGCCCGATGAGGAATGTGAGGAACCTTCCTTGCCGCTCGAGGAACTTTTGGCAGCTTGTCCTATGGCCTTCGTGAAGGAAGCGAGGGGCAGTGATGATGTGTATGGCCTGACTAAAACTGTTGAGGTACAAGTTTTGATTAAATGTTCTTGATCTTTAAAGAATAGGGATGGGCGAAGTGCTTTATTCAATCAAAGGGACCGCAAATTATGACGTCAATCGGGCGGCAAATTAAAATTCCGCCCTGGGCGACAATGATCCACGCTACGCCATTGTGGGGAAAAGGGCAAGgagaataattatttgttactacCTTTTGTCCGCGGCGTCGCCCGCGTTCGGTTCcgttcatacaaaatttcaccccCACCAAGAGTAACCTATGTTTGATTAGGGGTCTTTATCTACATgcattccaaatttcatcacaatcggtccagcggttcagccgtgaaagcggaacggacagacagacaaatagacagacaaatagacagacaaatagacagacaaatagacagacaaatagacagacaaatagacagacaaatagacagacaaatagacagacaaatagacagacaaatagacagacaaatagacagacaaatagacagacaaatagacagacaaatagacagacaaatagacagacaaatagacagaccttcgcatttataatgttagtacgGATTATTAATTAGGAGGATTTCGGTCGTCGCGCGTACTACGCCCGCAAGAGAGTGGACGAGCAGGCGGCCGCCAACCAATACCACGGGCTCGGGGTGTGGTGCGGGAAAGAGATACAAGGTATGCGAGTCGCTTAACTTAACTCTTcaactattaatattaattcaatattttattttacatctcTCATATACGGTAAGTAGGTCCTTATTACCCCCAAATGGGGCTTGTAGGTGACCAATGAGCGCTTtagggtaataatgtagctagaaaagccctagggcggtatgtaattaaaaaaaaaccacttcactctttcaaaaatttcgcgtacatctaaccatcacactggcaatagacatcaCGCATTCAGCCCAATGGCCAAAGAAGTCGCTTCGATATTCAGCCTTGTCTTCGTATGAATATAATAGGTATCGAACGGCGAAGCTCAATTtcgttcttgaaaaaaaaaaaacaaattaaaagtttggttggttctttttaatgaaaaaaaattggcaggaattacttgaaatattatatggattttttttataattacgtgCCAATTAGCACGAAAAAACAATTCTTGTAGTgccggtttttttttctacttaggTCCCTCACAATCGAGATGTAAATCAGAGTAGTTAGCTCGGGTGTAAACATCAATTGCACCCTCGAACTATAGGACTGCAAATGATGCCTTACAGCCCTtggctactaatctactattacAAGTCGTTGCttcttatcaattttaaaaacttgcTTTCTCATCTATTTACCCGGTTCCATAGCTGTGACGccacaaaaataaaccttaaaatcttaatcgaaatttaattgaatCGAAGTGAATTGAAAAACCTAgtcgaattttaatttaataacactgttcaaatgagtttttttcgttatttattgtcagcagtagtcgttcctgtgaaagtttgtgatgatgtatgtgtgtatatttgttactctttcactcaAAACGTACTGGACGGGTACTTTTAATCCAGGGAACtaaaccccggggcgcagctagtcatgTCAGATCGCCTTtcggcgacttgaataaaatctgacatcagtgttagcaataacacactcgatatgatgatgataacccgagcgaagccgggtcgcgccactagtatattataaatgtaaataaataaataaatgtgtttccGTCAAGGTTGCTGCCACTTCCTAAGACTGCCCCACAAGGATGGGCCCAAATACAAAGTGGGGAACCCCCTCGCGCGCGACTTCCTCGACATGTTCAGTCAGAACGTGCTCACGGCGCAAGGCAACGACGCAGAGAAGGTGAGCTCTCTCTTTGTCTCtatctgtctctctctctcaattacaattaaatttatttattcaataaaaattcggaaaaataataattaaattatattaacaataaataatatcaacatACATTACAAGGACATTAGATAGCATGCTCACAAGGTGAAATtgtcaaagaaaaaaacttgttttgaaacttttcactctcatcctcgcgtgtaACGTCACAGATAACTCTTTATTTCCTACTTATTTAAGAGTAGAGCCTCCTTCTCTTAAATGAGAAGGAGAATCAAGTAGATAGCATCCTATctaacctaactaatattgtatttgtaaaatatttgtccgATTTGTGTATGCAATAAAGCTTATTCTATACTGTCAAACAAGTtgtcgatatatatatttaatactaatattataaagagaatatatttgtattttagtgttttatgtttgtaatttataaactcaaactactaggccgattttgatgaaatttggtacagagaAAACcatcaggagtaacataggcttttTTAACCCCCTACGCAAATataggggtgttataagtttaacgtgtctgtctgtgtatctgtctgtggtaTCGTAGCTCctaaacggatgaaccgattttcgtatagtttttttttttgagtcatagataattttatccagaGTGTTCTTAaccatattttatgaaaagtaGTTGTAGCggaatgaatattgaaagtcgggggttttttaatttgtctaacaaataatttattacggatttacccgagtgaagccctTGCGGGCcgctaatatttaataatgttgaCCATAGACAAATTTGTATATCTCTAGGTCCTAACATTCGGTCGCATGATGTCGTACTGGCGTAACAACAGGGAGCGCATTATGGGCCAGCGGGTTGTGTGGTTGCCGCCTCATCTGCTGCCGGAACATCTGCAAGATGGCGGCAAGAAGTACGGCGCGATAGTGCCTCAGGTTGTCGCTTGCGGAACGCTCACTAGGcggtgagatttttttttacacatgcccaactgatggtaagtggtcacctcGGCCTATAGGCGTTTGCAACGCCAGGAGTGTCACACGCGTGTTGCCTACTTAGTGGCCTAGGATCTTGACACATTTTGTATGAATCTTTTCACGTTCATTTTGAATAATTccatgttaataataaataaatatattaggacaaatcacacagattgagctagccccaacataagctcgagacttgtgttatgggatactaatacaatgataatatattttataacaaatacatagataaacatccaagactcgggccaatcagaaaaagatcattttccatcatgacccgaccggagatcgaacgcGGGACCATTTTAGCACTGCAGTCGTCAAATTAaactctctctttctctctcgtCTTCGCATGTTCTTGGTTAACAGCGTAAAAAAGCCTTTGAAGCAAGCAGCCAacaatgaaaaacaattttaaaaatctaaaaaaataagaattaaagtTTGTTTAGGTATCATCTCTTTTTGTAAAACGTAGTTTTGTAAACTCATTATAACTTAAGAATTCCAGTTGATGTTATttgatatgttttaaataacaataaagtttcaattttgaagattcatcTGTGTTTTTACAATCGGCTGCTTGCGTGACGGCACTCGTCActtgtatacaaataaaattaattatctagTGCTGCAGGAGATTTCctgtggtatttttttaataatagctatttattaaaggaaatttgtaacaaatgtGATggcggcgctagtgtgcggttTGCTTATGAGAGAGTGATTATTACTTACTCCTCTAGCTCAGTGACATCAAAGTGGATCTTGACCTCCACATGAGAGCGTCTCTAGTCTGCGCTATGATTCGCACTAGCTCCCgactgggtaaaaaataaaatgtcactttcatggatcagttttattaattacgagatttacCTTTTTTCGGTcttattaaagtatattaaaaatgttttatgactccaaaatccgtgacgtcaaATCTCCACCGGTGTCTGAGGCACCCGACTGAGCGAGATAGagcgatttattttattatcttatgtTTTAATCATTGCACGGTGTGGTACTGTTTGTAGAcccaaataaatgaaaaaaaaaaatcttttcggAATCCTAACAAAGTATGTCTGATACTGAACAGAGCCAGTGAGCCAACATGGATGACGGCCAGTAACGCTGAGAGGTCGCGGGTGGGGTCAGAGTTGCGGGCCATGGTGCAGGCCCCGCCGGCGCACAGCTTCGTGGGGGCCGACGTTGATTCTCAGGTGGAGATATATGCTTAGAATTgtgtattttcattaattagttcattcattaattagttcgttcgttcattcattcgttcgttCAATCGTTGGTTCTTTCATTCGTTGATTCATTCGTTTATTCATTCGTTTAATCATacgttcattcgttcattcattcaatcaatCAGTCGTTCATtcaatcattaattatttcattcattcaagcCTGTTTGtatgacatgtataacaaatccatttaaaaagatatatatactTCTTCCCAAACTTCATATCAAATAATCAAAGACTAAGAAAGCTATATAGACGACGGACGAGTGTAACAAAATGAGATGGAAGATTTCATACAACTTTCCGGCCCAATCCAGctaatctcatacaaagtggcagattagttgaaaataataatgagatcactctctaatgaaaaaaaatctggaatcgagcggcaATTGAACACCTGTCGTGTTCAATTCCAAATGgtttttcatctcatttttttcaaaatacatcataaatttttaattatccaaaaaaattaaaggcttaatattaaagacccattaatacatgtgagtaatcaaaatttaatattatcgtttatcaccaaagttattgaggtttgcgtttatcccaaaacatcaatgaatttatggacGTAGTTTGAAACTTTTGgattttgtcctaatatttatttatttataactccAATTGTTCCAAATCATAGTTTATCGTGTTTTCTCACTCTCGCGTGCAATGACCCTGGCATAggcaaaagtaaataaaaaagaattgtcAGAATCTATCAATGAAAATTGTCTTTGTGTGAACCTCTGCACTGAACCTACTTTTACTATGAAGCATAGTAGTCAGGTGGCACACTCTAAGTATTGTAaccaattattatagatttaattggataaattttggtaaaattttgatttcgattttttatattttgactatCAGTAATAGGTTACCCATTTAACTTTTtggcataataaaaaattatgatgcTTTGTCGTCTGTCCTCGACGCAGGAGCTGTGGATAGCGGCGCTGCTGGGCGACAGCAGCGCGGGCGGATGCGGCGGCTCAGCGTTCGGCTGGGCCGTGCTGGCGGGGGACAAGCGGCGCCGCTCCGACCTGCACTCGCTGGTGGCGGCCGCCGCCGGAGTCTCGCGCGACCACGCCAAGGTCATCAACTACGCGAGGATATATGGTGATAGTCTGTTTTTATAGCTTTAGATATTGTATGGGAGCTGTGGTCATTAACTACGTCCGAATGCTGGTTATAGTCTGTCTTTATACCTTTTTGAAGCTGTGGTAGTGGGCATCGAAAgttctcaggttcgtatcttATTCGTGCTATGTGAGTTTTGTATACCGATCTGACTCatatttagtagttttcata from the Plodia interpunctella isolate USDA-ARS_2022_Savannah chromosome 20, ilPloInte3.2, whole genome shotgun sequence genome contains:
- the PolG1 gene encoding DNA polymerase subunit gamma-1, mitochondrial is translated as MKFRNQTLFMQNCVQCRRCYCNMLPSSEVKIIRRKKTEPNLKVDKVEPKFENVSKEFRVNDFNIQMISKNIYEQLFKTPSDPLHPDVIKSCQENLLKHGINYKQQTYLPDVELKLPKLEGKDVVEHFYNIGEEYSAPYRNLLKQIAGCELPPMPKKWLKQSGWTKYSGDTAEPVPCPSDDALVLDVEVLMSAGSMPTLACAVSPTAWYGWLSKSVVGDEAHKHHETMNYDELIPLETDGDQPVGELARPRVVVGHNVSYDRIRVKEQYWLQKTGVRFMDTMSMHICVSGVTSYQRTVLKTKNKEPHPSDDDWMEISSLNSLSEVHNLYCGSPIDKSTRDIFVDGDLNDVRDNLQELMRYCASDAAATWRVLRELLPLFLERFPHPVTLYGMLELGSAYLPVNSNWLQYIDSAETVFEDLKLESRQLLSQKADEACRLMGNEAYKKDLWMWDQDWSTQKLKLKKNTKKKKDSVQPVETASDIVKAKEIKNNVSKILNEEFVRSFEFSGDVPEAKEFKELSQKFAYLYDMKELLPVKRPYLAGYPAWYRKLCTKPGKDPDWTPGAHNITTSMQVTPKLLRLSWEGYPLHHIKGEGWGFLVPFSRRPDEECEEPSLPLEELLAACPMAFVKEARGSDDVYGLTKTVEEDFGRRAYYARKRVDEQAAANQYHGLGVWCGKEIQGCCHFLRLPHKDGPKYKVGNPLARDFLDMFSQNVLTAQGNDAEKVLTFGRMMSYWRNNRERIMGQRVVWLPPHLLPEHLQDGGKKYGAIVPQVVACGTLTRRASEPTWMTASNAERSRVGSELRAMVQAPPAHSFVGADVDSQELWIAALLGDSSAGGCGGSAFGWAVLAGDKRRRSDLHSLVAAAAGVSRDHAKVINYARIYGAGQNFAERLLKQFNPTMSISEAKSKAAKMYTSTKGRRVYTLKKKYTEGFLDEDGEQQAVEMTGYQAMRLAKLSGKRVEDMFERPRWVGGTESDMFNKLEDIAESESPSTAFLSGRLSRALEHAHGRWGGTRLNWAVQSAAADFLHLMLASMRHLAPNARFCLSFHDEVRYLVPEEHKYETALALQITNLLTRAFCSQRVGINDLPLSVAFFTSVEVDRVLRKEADMDCVTPSNPHGLEKGYGIPNGESLNIFDVLEKCKIKT